The Blattabacterium cuenoti genome includes a region encoding these proteins:
- a CDS encoding valine--tRNA ligase — MEIPIKYDPKSVEKKIYHYWMKGNHFSSYPDDRIPYTIIMPPPNVTGVLHIGHILNNTIQDVLIRYARMRGYNTCWIPGTDHASIATEAKVVHKLKKRGLSKISLGREKFLYYVMKWSKSHQNIIFDQIKKLGCSCDWNRTQFTMSSKLSQSVTKVFIDLYNQGYIYRGYHVINWDPEAKTTLSDEEVIYKEHIGKLYYLKYKIKGEENYVTVATTRPETIFGDTAICFHPNDVRYSHLIGQYARIPIINRYIPIIQDSYVDPNFGTGCLKITPAHDRNDKNIADRHDLDVIDIFNEDATLNEKGLHYEGMDRLKVREKIIEELNKLKVLKNIEKYNHKVGFSERTLSLVEQRLSIQWFLKMKKMSISAIKAVKNGDIRFYPKKFGKTYFKWMKEIRDWNISRQLWWGHRIPAYYYGKKINDFVVAENLEKALEKARSKSKNPYLNYNEMWQDPDVLDTWFSSWLLPLSVFDGIHHPHNHEICYYYPTEEIVTGSDILFFWIARMIISGFLFKNQKPFKRVYFTGIVRDDKNHKISKSLNNSPNPINLIHQYGADAVRMGLMLKSSAGKDFHFEEKICLQGRNFSNKIWNAFRLIKSWKILRNNQNVPDYSLLAIKWFENRFYYVLETFEKFFKEYKLDESLMILYKFIWSDFCSYFLEIIKPIYGNKCVPEIVYLNTINFFENILKLLHPYMPFISEEIWNLIKKRSRQETLMSSYWPEKKNYDYDILVSFERATEIISKIRNIRNQNHISHKKSLILFSMRKKEEKYDSIILKLANLDKIIPVLKKPESVSFFSFFLDTDQFFLSLNHEKYSKNYRDDIVKIENQIQYFYNLLSVIRKNLCNNKYVTSVTKSLLLKEKKKENDTLNKIKKLKEYLDFLKK; from the coding sequence ATGGAGATTCCAATTAAATACGATCCAAAATCCGTAGAAAAAAAAATATATCATTATTGGATGAAAGGAAATCATTTTTCATCTTACCCAGATGATAGAATTCCTTATACTATAATTATGCCTCCTCCAAATGTTACTGGAGTTCTTCATATAGGACACATATTAAATAATACAATACAAGATGTATTGATTCGGTATGCGAGAATGAGAGGATATAATACTTGTTGGATTCCTGGAACGGATCATGCATCCATTGCTACGGAGGCAAAAGTTGTTCATAAATTAAAAAAAAGAGGATTATCAAAAATTTCTTTAGGAAGAGAAAAGTTTTTGTATTATGTCATGAAATGGTCTAAAAGTCATCAAAATATTATTTTTGATCAGATAAAGAAATTAGGTTGTTCATGTGATTGGAATAGAACTCAATTTACAATGAGTTCAAAATTATCTCAATCTGTTACGAAAGTTTTCATTGATTTATATAATCAGGGATACATATATAGAGGTTATCATGTTATTAATTGGGATCCAGAAGCTAAAACTACTCTTTCTGATGAAGAAGTAATTTATAAAGAACATATTGGAAAATTATATTATTTAAAATATAAAATAAAAGGAGAAGAAAATTATGTAACTGTAGCAACAACTCGTCCTGAAACCATATTTGGGGATACAGCCATTTGTTTTCATCCAAATGATGTCCGTTATTCTCATTTGATAGGACAATATGCTAGAATTCCAATAATTAATAGATATATTCCAATTATACAAGATTCATACGTAGATCCAAATTTTGGAACTGGGTGTTTAAAAATTACTCCGGCTCATGATAGAAATGATAAAAATATAGCAGATAGACATGATTTAGATGTAATTGACATTTTCAATGAAGATGCAACTTTAAATGAAAAAGGTCTTCACTATGAAGGAATGGATCGTTTGAAAGTAAGAGAAAAAATTATAGAAGAACTTAATAAGTTAAAAGTTTTAAAAAATATAGAAAAATATAATCATAAAGTAGGTTTTTCAGAACGAACTTTATCATTAGTCGAACAAAGATTATCCATCCAATGGTTTTTAAAAATGAAGAAAATGTCTATTTCTGCTATAAAAGCTGTAAAAAATGGAGATATTAGATTTTACCCAAAAAAATTTGGTAAAACTTATTTTAAATGGATGAAAGAAATCCGTGATTGGAATATATCTAGACAATTATGGTGGGGACATCGGATTCCTGCTTATTATTATGGAAAAAAAATTAATGATTTTGTTGTAGCAGAAAATTTAGAAAAAGCATTAGAAAAAGCAAGAAGTAAAAGTAAAAATCCATATTTAAATTATAATGAAATGTGGCAAGATCCAGATGTTTTAGATACTTGGTTTTCGTCTTGGTTATTACCTTTATCTGTCTTTGATGGAATTCATCATCCTCATAATCATGAAATTTGTTATTATTATCCCACTGAAGAAATAGTGACAGGTTCAGATATATTATTTTTTTGGATTGCACGTATGATTATATCCGGTTTTTTATTTAAAAATCAAAAACCCTTTAAAAGAGTATATTTTACTGGAATTGTTAGAGATGATAAAAATCATAAAATATCAAAATCGTTAAATAATTCTCCAAATCCTATAAATTTGATTCATCAATATGGAGCTGATGCTGTTCGTATGGGACTTATGTTAAAAAGTAGTGCAGGAAAAGATTTTCATTTTGAAGAAAAAATATGTTTACAAGGAAGAAATTTCTCTAATAAAATATGGAATGCTTTTCGTTTAATTAAAAGTTGGAAAATACTAAGAAATAATCAGAATGTTCCTGATTATTCTTTACTTGCTATAAAATGGTTTGAGAATCGTTTTTATTATGTTTTGGAGACTTTTGAAAAATTTTTTAAAGAGTATAAATTAGATGAATCATTAATGATTTTATATAAATTTATTTGGTCTGATTTTTGTTCTTATTTTCTTGAAATTATCAAACCAATTTATGGTAATAAATGTGTACCAGAAATCGTATATTTAAATACGATTAATTTTTTTGAGAATATATTAAAATTATTACATCCATATATGCCTTTCATTTCAGAAGAAATTTGGAATCTTATTAAAAAAAGATCACGTCAAGAAACTTTAATGAGTTCTTATTGGCCTGAAAAAAAAAATTATGATTATGATATTTTAGTTTCTTTCGAAAGAGCTACTGAAATAATATCTAAAATACGCAATATTAGAAATCAAAATCATATTTCTCATAAAAAAAGTCTTATTTTATTTTCTATGAGAAAAAAAGAAGAAAAATATGATTCCATTATATTAAAATTAGCTAATTTAGATAAAATCATTCCGGTTTTAAAGAAACCGGAATCTGTGTCTTTTTTTTCTTTTTTTTTAGATACAGATCAGTTTTTTCTATCCTTAAATCATGAAAAATATTCTAAAAATTATAGGGATGATATTGTTAAAATTGAAAATCAAATTCAATATTTTTATAACTTATTATCCGTTATTAGAAAAAATTTATGTAATAATAAATATGTAACTTCTGTTACAAAAAGTTTGCTTTTGAAAGAGAAAAAAAAAGAAAATGATACATTAAATAAAATAAAAAAACTTAAGGAATACTTGGATTTTTTAAAAAAATAA
- a CDS encoding dihydrofolate reductase, whose protein sequence is MKIVLIAAVSINGFIGKNNQLMWHLPNDLKRFKNLTTGESVLMGRKTFESIGKILPKRKNIILTKNKKNFQFKNKINVQIVSSIKQIENLKNLFVIGGEKTYAYTIEKAHSIELTLIHKKFYGDAKFPKIDPKKWKKIHELIYEKDKNHLFNYSFIRFEKNK, encoded by the coding sequence ATGAAAATAGTTTTGATTGCTGCTGTTTCCATAAATGGATTTATAGGAAAAAACAATCAATTAATGTGGCATTTACCTAATGATTTAAAACGTTTTAAAAATTTAACTACAGGAGAATCAGTTCTGATGGGAAGAAAAACATTCGAATCCATTGGAAAAATACTTCCGAAAAGGAAAAATATTATATTAACAAAAAATAAAAAGAATTTTCAATTCAAAAATAAAATAAATGTTCAAATTGTTTCCTCTATCAAACAAATAGAAAATTTAAAAAATTTATTTGTTATAGGAGGAGAAAAAACATATGCATACACAATTGAAAAAGCACATTCTATAGAACTCACTCTAATTCATAAAAAATTTTATGGAGATGCTAAATTTCCAAAAATAGATCCAAAAAAATGGAAAAAAATACATGAATTGATTTATGAAAAAGATAAAAATCATTTATTTAATTACAGTTTTATTAGATTTGAAAAAAATAAATAA
- a CDS encoding TPM domain-containing protein, with translation MKKIVRSILIFLVFFCTNLVQGQFDIPEAPKRIYPVQDYAGVLSRKQIEKLNQKLITYCKITSTEILVIIINNLNGEDPNLLASRWGEKWKIGKFYKNNGIIILLSIYDRKISIQNGYGIEPYMTDILTMKIIKKIKPILKNNLYYQAINYGTQEIFQILKNKFQKKQSKSNQIFSTWNLLISIFLIIFFCFLTKNTSLLNTLLFTNILFRNSNFDKDHDDNHDDNFDGFGGGGNFGGGGGSSSW, from the coding sequence ATGAAAAAAATTGTTCGATCTATTTTAATTTTTTTAGTTTTTTTTTGTACAAATTTAGTACAAGGACAGTTTGATATACCTGAAGCTCCAAAAAGAATATATCCTGTACAGGATTATGCAGGAGTTTTATCAAGAAAACAAATAGAAAAATTAAATCAAAAACTTATTACATATTGTAAAATTACATCAACAGAGATTTTGGTAATTATCATTAATAATCTTAACGGAGAAGATCCAAATTTATTAGCATCTCGATGGGGAGAAAAATGGAAAATTGGAAAATTTTATAAAAATAATGGCATAATTATATTATTATCCATTTATGATAGAAAAATATCTATCCAAAACGGATATGGAATAGAACCTTACATGACCGATATTTTAACTATGAAGATTATAAAAAAAATCAAACCTATATTAAAAAATAATCTTTATTATCAAGCTATAAATTATGGAACTCAAGAAATATTTCAAATTCTGAAAAATAAATTTCAAAAAAAACAGAGTAAGAGTAATCAAATATTTTCCACATGGAATTTATTAATTAGCATTTTTTTGATTATATTCTTTTGTTTTTTAACAAAAAACACTTCATTATTAAATACATTACTTTTCACGAATATCTTATTCAGAAATTCAAATTTTGATAAAGACCATGATGATAACCATGATGATAACTTTGATGGATTTGGAGGAGGAGGAAATTTCGGAGGAGGAGGAGGTAGCAGCAGTTGGTAA